The genome window ATAGGCGATTGTCACCCCAAAAACGGCGTTTTTCGAGGGTCGGGTAGCAGGAGGCAGGAGTTGTGGAGTGCTGAGGCTTGCCGCCGCTTTCTCTTTCAGCGCAGCTGCACATCTTCTTCACACTGCCCGATGGAACCCCGCCTCATGGGGCAAGCCCCATCAAGCCTCAAAGCGGAGGCAAGCCGTCCGCACTCCACATAAAGCCTCGGTTCCAGAGGCTATCAAACTACTTCAACTCCTTGATCCTGATATTTTTCCAAGCGACGGAAAAGGGGCCTTGTTGGCCTACGCCATGGACTTGCAGGCCGATGAAGCCCTTCGGGTGGGTTTTGAAGATGGCTTCGTCTGTGAGGTCGTAGATCGGCTGGCCGTTGATCCAGGTCTGGATGCGGGGGCCTTTGCAGACAATGCGGTAGTGGTTCCACTGGCCGTCCTTGAAGTGTTTGTGCGGGGTGCGTTTGTCGTCGGGGACGAGCCAGCCGCGGCCGGTGGCTTCGCCGTAGATGTAGCCGGCCTCGCCGCCGTTTTGAATGTCGCTAGCCTCGATTTCACACTGCGGCCCGTTGACCCGGCCTCCGGGTTTGCCACCCTGTGTTTGTGAGCGGAGCTGCACACCGGAGTTCAGCGCGTTGTCCACCTTGACATCGAATTGGAGTTCGAAATCACCGTAATCCTTGTCGGTGCAAAGGAAGGAGTTGGGGCTGCCTTTTGTGGTGGTGCCGACGATGCTGCCGTCTTTGACGACGTAGCTGGCGGTGCCATTCTTCTGGCTCCAGCCATTGAGTGACTTACCGTCGAACAAGCTGGTCCACCCGGCCTTTTCCCCGTGGTGATCGGCGTACGCGAGGGGGCTGAGGGTAACGATGGCTGTGAGCGTGAGGATTTTTTTCATATCTTCTGTGGATACTGGCATGCAGCTGGGTTGCTTTCAGCCGGTATCGGGAAAATTGATGTTTGAACAAACCAGATGACAAGATAAAGACGGGGATACAATACGCTATGAAGACAATGAAACTATCCCGATGGACTACCCTGATCGTGTTTGGCGCGCTGCTGCTGCCGCTTCGTGCGGAGCCGCCAGCCAAGGACGCCGTAACCAAGGCGCAGAAGCAAAACCCGAAGGAGCAGGGAGCAAGAATGGTCGAAAAACAGGCGAGTGTGACCATCGAGGGAAAACAAATCGACTACACGGTGCGCACGTCCCGGCTGGTGCTGAAAAAGGAGGATGGCAAGGCGCGGGCATCGGTTTTCAACGTGGCCTATATCCGTAATGGGGTGAAGGACGTCTCGAAGCGGCCTGTGTTGTTTGCCTTTAATGGCGGACCCGGCTCGTCGGCTGTCTGGCTCCACCTCGGGGCACTCGGCCCCAGGATCGTGCCGACTTCAGCCGATGGCACCGAGGCCTTGAAGCCCCCGCTGACGGTTAAGGAAAATCCATTTTCCATCCTCGATGTCGCTGACCTGGTCTTTATCGACCCTGTGTCGACCGGATATTCGCGCTCCGAGGACAGTAAGGAAAGGTTTCACGGTGTGGACGAGGATATCGAGAGTGTCGGCGATTTCATCCGGAGGTGGATCACGGAAAACAAACGCTGGTCGTCACCCAAGTATATCCTGGGGGAGAGCTACGGCGGGGTCCGCGCTGCCGGGCTGGCACAGCATCTTCAGAGCCGCTATGGGATGACGCTCAATGGTGTGGTGCTTCTCTCGGGGCTGATGGACTTCAGCACCCTCAATCCGGGTGATGGCAATGACCTCGCATACATCGCGTATCTGCCAGCCTATACGGCCATTGCCCACTATCACGGGAAGTTGAAGGGGGACCGTGATACCTTGGTAAAGAACGCCCGTGAGTTTGCGGCGGGGCCGTATGCGACGGCATTGCTCAAAGGATACACGCTGGATGACGCCTCCCGGAAGAAAGTGGCGGCGGAGCTTGCGGCACTCACATCCCTCCCTGAAGAGCTGGTTCTACGTTACGACCTGAGGATCAACCCCTCCAGGTTCCGCAAGGATTTGTTGAGGTCTGAGAACAAGGTGTTAGGTCGCTTCGATGCCCGCACCGCCTGGCCGGTGCAGGATAAAGCGGGGGACTTCCCCAGCTACGACCCGTCGATGTCGGTGGCAATGGGTGCGTTTTCCACAGCGATGTTAGGTTATCTGGCCGACGGCCTTGGCTGGCTGGACGATCGCCCCTATGAGATCATCGCCCAGGTGGGTGCCTGGAACTGGGGTAAGAAAAACGGCTTTGTGAACATGGCTCCAAGGCTGGCAGCCGCGATGCGCGACAACCCCCACCTGCGGGTGCTGGTGCAGTGTGGTCATGCCGACCTGGCGACACCTGCCGGTGGAATTCTGCATACGGTGGCCCACATGAATGTGCCGGCGCCGCAGAGAAAAAACATATCCGTGGCTTGGTATGACGCCGGACATATGTTTTACTTGAACCAGCCGGACCTGGAAAAAATGCGCAAGGACCTGGTGGCGTTTTTGAATCCTGAAAATTGAATGATGAATGATGACCCGATCCATGTGGCAAGGCCACCGCAGATGCCAGCCAGTGACCGGGTGAATCCCTACACGGCTCCGGTGCAACCACCGCTGCTGCCGGTGGCTCATGCGGATCCTTTTCAGGTGACGGCGGATGACCGGACCATGGGGATGCTGGTCCACCTGTTAGCCTTGCTGACCGGGTTTCTGGGGACGCTGATTCTCTGGCTGGTCAAAAAAGACACGTCGCGCTTTGTCGATTTCCACGGCAAGGAGGCAATCAATTTCCAGATCACATTGCTGATCTATGTGTTCTCCCTGATGGCGTTTGGCATCGTCACCATGGGGGCGGGGATGCTGATCGCGGTCCCCCTGATCATTGTGCTTTCCATCGCGGCCTTTGTCTTTGAACTGATGGCCTGCCTTGCCGCCAATCGTGGTGAGTGGCACCGCTACCCGATGACGATCCGCTTGATCAAGTGAGTCTGTTGGTAAAGCGGGGCGCGTATCAAAGTGCAACCTGGAAGGTATAGCTTCCGGACTCCAGATGCAGTTTGACACCCCCTCCTCGGGCTTGCAGGTTTTTCACACCGACTGCATTCTTCGCCGCTTGTCCGTTTTCGGTGACGGATGATGCATCAGGAAGGTCAAGCACGGCACTTGTGTTGACGGGCACGCGAATGTCGATGGTCACGGTATCGCCCGTGCGCTTCCAGTTGCAGACCACCTGACCATGGATCGATCGGTGTGAGCACTTGACCCAGTCGAGTCCCCGGACAAAACGGGGGTGGAGATTGATACGATCAAATCCAACCGCGTCTGCGGCGGGTTCGATACCGCCGAGCCAGTTGTAGAACCACTGGCTAACAGAACCAAACATGGGGTGGTTGTGACTGAAGCCGTCGTTGGGTTTCCAGTGCTCCCACAAGGTGGTGGCACCGTTTTCGAGCATATGCCCCCAGCCGGGGAAATCGCGTTTATTGACCATGGCGTTGGCCGTCTCAACTTCGCCCCCACGGCTCAGGACATCCAGCATGTAGCGGGTGCCGAAGATCCCGGTGGTGAGGTGGCCGTCATGCTTTTCGATATCCTTCACGAGGTGGGCCAGAGCAAGGGGGCGCTCGTTCTCCGGAAGCATGTCCAGAAAGAGGGCAAAGGATTGCGCGCTTTGGATTCCCGAGCCGGCCACGCCTGTTCCTTTGGCGATGCATTGCCTGAGATAGGCGTTCTTGATGTCCCCGGCAAGCTGGGCGTATTCCGTAGCCTCGTCCTTTTTGCCCAGAATGCCAGCCAGGCGCGAAAGCATGCGGGCGGATTCACAGTAGAGCGGGGTGACCATCGGTGCCGCCTTCTCCTTTTCCAATGCCTCGTGATCGTGTAGGCCATTGCGGATGATATGGTCCTTGTTTTTCGCCCTGACTAACTCGAACCACCGCTTCGAGACGGCATACTGCTGCTCGATGACCCGGCGGTCGCCGTAATAGCGGTAGAGCTGCGTTTGCAGATGCGGATGCGCCATGGCCCAGCCGATGCCGCAGTATTGGATACCCACCGACGGGGCGGTATCGGTCAACATACCGTCGGGTAAGGCGCTGTCGGCCCAGTCGCGGGTCGACTTGGCGTAAAACCCGGACATATCGTAGTTGAGCATGAATGCATCGGACGTGGTGACCAGGTCGCCGCCGTATCCGAAACGCTCGCGGTGCGGGCAATCGGATTGCACCCCGAACAGGTTGCTCAGAAACGTCCATTGGCACATTTGTTGGATGCGGTTGAACAGTTTGTTAGAGCAAGAGAACGACCCCACAGGCTCCACGGCGGAGTTCATGCGCAGTGCCACGATGGAGCCACGCGGTGGACGTGCCGGTAGTCCTGTCAGCTCGATATAACGGAACGCGTGGAAGGTGAATTGTGGCGTATAGTTCTCACCACCACCCCGGGCGATGTAGCGGTCCTCCTGCCAGGCGACCGGGGGCGCTCCGGGGTATTGGGGTTTGGTTGCATTTTTGATTTGTCCACAGACGCTGCTCATCGGGTTGAGCGTGCCGTTTTTGTGCAGTAGCTCGCCGTATCGGATCGTGATTTTAGTTCCTGCGGGGACATCGAAATCGAAGCTCGCCCAGCCGCCGAAGTTTTGTCCCATATCGACGATGTACACGCCTTTGCTTGGCTCGGTGACTACAGCGGGTGTTAACCTGGTTGTTACTTTGATAGCCGGAGCCGGTAGTGCCTGCAACCTGCCCTCAGGGGCTGGTGCCGCCCTGGCTGTTTTCCAATCACTGTCGTCCAGACCAGGCTGATCCCATTCGGGAATGTTACGACGGGCGTCGACTTTTTCACCAAGGTAAATGTTGTTGCGGAGGATGGGGCCCTGCGTGACTTTCCATGTGGCGTCAGTGGTAATGGCTGTGCTGGAGCCGTCGGCGTATTCGATGTGCAGTCGGGCGATAAATTGCGGGCGTCCGACAGGTAAGTGCTCGCGCAGGTTTTTACGACCCCACATACGCAGGGGTAGGGGATTGTACCAGCCATTGCCGAGCGTGACACCCAGGCAGTTATTTCCAGCTGCTAGATTTCTTGTCACGTCAAACGTGGAGTAAAACACACGCTTGTCGGGTCGGGTCCAAAGCGGTTCAAGATGTTGGTCGCCAACAGGCGTCCCGTTCAGGGACGCACGGAAATATCCCAAGGCCGTGATGTAGAGACGCGCGGATTTCACTGGATCTGTTAGCGTGAAGGGTTTGCGGAAGAGGGGGGCGGGATCATCTTTGAAAAAGTCCTCGTCCTTTACCGGCAAGGCGACACCATCACCGATCCACGTGGCTTGCCAGTCGTCTGCGTTGAGAAGACCCATCTCCCAGAATGTGGGAGCCGACCAATCAGACGCTTGGCCTTGGCTGTCCCATACCTTCACCTTCCAGAAACAACGCTGTCCGGAGCCTGGGATTTTACCCTGGTAGGGAATGTCCACGCTTTGGCTCGAAATGATTTTGCCGCTGTCCCAGAGGTCACCTCGACCGTTCTCCAGTCCCTCGGCGGTGCTGGCAACCAGGATGTGATAGGCACCCGGTTTTGCGCCGCGAACCTCTGATTCCAGGACCCAGCTCAAGCGGGGTTGTGGGTGGTCGATCCCTAAAGGCCGGTCACGGTATTCAAAGCGCAGACCTGTGGCCGTCATTCCTTCCGTTGGTTCGTTATCGGCAAAAACATCTGTTAGGGTGGGAAGAAATGCCATCCACAAGGTGCACAGACGGATGATGGATGGAATGGGCATGGAAACCGGCATGGGTGACGAAACTTTCTACCATAAGGTGACCCGGCTCGTGGCGTCTGGTGTGGTGGTCTTGTTTGCTGGGCCTGCTATCGGCCACCTACCTCGCGGTAGCGGGTCTGGCTCCACTTCAGGCCTTCGGTGTATTCTTCTTTTTTGCCGTTTCTGGTGACCAGGCTCTGCCACATGGTGGTGGCGTTTTTGAAGAAGGCGATGGCATCGGCCTTTTTTCCCTTGGAGTAGGCGGTGTGCCCCAGGTCGCCATAGAGGTAGGCAAGGGAGCGGCGTAGTTCGGTGTCGCGTTTGCCGGCACCGCTTTTGAGCAACTGTTGCATCAGGTCGGCGGCCTTGGCTCCCTGGGTGAGCTCGCCTGCGGTGTCGCCGGCGTCACCCGAGAGGCCACCACGCTGCCAGTGGAAAACGGCAAGTCGATAGAGCGGCTCGCTGGCCTCCGGGTGGGCGGCAACGATACGCTCGGTGAGTAGAATCGCCTCGTCCAGGCTTTTGGCGGCATGGGTGGTCTGTCCGCGGTCGCGGAGTAATACCGAACGCAAGCCCTTGGCGGTGGCGATCTGCATGGATGCGCCATCGGGGGTGGTGTCATCTGCGGACAGGCCGGAGAGCAGTTTCTCGGCGGTAGTGAGTTTGGCGGCTCCCTGGGTGTCATTTCCTGCCCGCATATCAGACTCGGCGGCCATGATCTCGATTTCGGCGAGCTTGACCTTGGCGAGTTTGAGATTGGGGTTTTTCTCTAGCAGCCAGCGCAGGTGGATGGCGGCTTTGCTGCGGAGCTGCGATGCGTCTTCTAACAAGTTTAATCCTTCCGCGAGCGAGGCGGAGTGCAGGGCGAAGCGGGCGAGGTCAGAGCGCACCGCA of Akkermansiaceae bacterium contains these proteins:
- a CDS encoding DUF1080 domain-containing protein; translated protein: MKKILTLTAIVTLSPLAYADHHGEKAGWTSLFDGKSLNGWSQKNGTASYVVKDGSIVGTTTKGSPNSFLCTDKDYGDFELQFDVKVDNALNSGVQLRSQTQGGKPGGRVNGPQCEIEASDIQNGGEAGYIYGEATGRGWLVPDDKRTPHKHFKDGQWNHYRIVCKGPRIQTWINGQPIYDLTDEAIFKTHPKGFIGLQVHGVGQQGPFSVAWKNIRIKELK
- a CDS encoding family 78 glycoside hydrolase catalytic domain, which produces MPIPSIIRLCTLWMAFLPTLTDVFADNEPTEGMTATGLRFEYRDRPLGIDHPQPRLSWVLESEVRGAKPGAYHILVASTAEGLENGRGDLWDSGKIISSQSVDIPYQGKIPGSGQRCFWKVKVWDSQGQASDWSAPTFWEMGLLNADDWQATWIGDGVALPVKDEDFFKDDPAPLFRKPFTLTDPVKSARLYITALGYFRASLNGTPVGDQHLEPLWTRPDKRVFYSTFDVTRNLAAGNNCLGVTLGNGWYNPLPLRMWGRKNLREHLPVGRPQFIARLHIEYADGSSTAITTDATWKVTQGPILRNNIYLGEKVDARRNIPEWDQPGLDDSDWKTARAAPAPEGRLQALPAPAIKVTTRLTPAVVTEPSKGVYIVDMGQNFGGWASFDFDVPAGTKITIRYGELLHKNGTLNPMSSVCGQIKNATKPQYPGAPPVAWQEDRYIARGGGENYTPQFTFHAFRYIELTGLPARPPRGSIVALRMNSAVEPVGSFSCSNKLFNRIQQMCQWTFLSNLFGVQSDCPHRERFGYGGDLVTTSDAFMLNYDMSGFYAKSTRDWADSALPDGMLTDTAPSVGIQYCGIGWAMAHPHLQTQLYRYYGDRRVIEQQYAVSKRWFELVRAKNKDHIIRNGLHDHEALEKEKAAPMVTPLYCESARMLSRLAGILGKKDEATEYAQLAGDIKNAYLRQCIAKGTGVAGSGIQSAQSFALFLDMLPENERPLALAHLVKDIEKHDGHLTTGIFGTRYMLDVLSRGGEVETANAMVNKRDFPGWGHMLENGATTLWEHWKPNDGFSHNHPMFGSVSQWFYNWLGGIEPAADAVGFDRINLHPRFVRGLDWVKCSHRSIHGQVVCNWKRTGDTVTIDIRVPVNTSAVLDLPDASSVTENGQAAKNAVGVKNLQARGGGVKLHLESGSYTFQVAL
- a CDS encoding peptidase S10 produces the protein MKLSRWTTLIVFGALLLPLRAEPPAKDAVTKAQKQNPKEQGARMVEKQASVTIEGKQIDYTVRTSRLVLKKEDGKARASVFNVAYIRNGVKDVSKRPVLFAFNGGPGSSAVWLHLGALGPRIVPTSADGTEALKPPLTVKENPFSILDVADLVFIDPVSTGYSRSEDSKERFHGVDEDIESVGDFIRRWITENKRWSSPKYILGESYGGVRAAGLAQHLQSRYGMTLNGVVLLSGLMDFSTLNPGDGNDLAYIAYLPAYTAIAHYHGKLKGDRDTLVKNAREFAAGPYATALLKGYTLDDASRKKVAAELAALTSLPEELVLRYDLRINPSRFRKDLLRSENKVLGRFDARTAWPVQDKAGDFPSYDPSMSVAMGAFSTAMLGYLADGLGWLDDRPYEIIAQVGAWNWGKKNGFVNMAPRLAAAMRDNPHLRVLVQCGHADLATPAGGILHTVAHMNVPAPQRKNISVAWYDAGHMFYLNQPDLEKMRKDLVAFLNPEN
- a CDS encoding DUF4870 domain-containing protein, with protein sequence MLVHLLALLTGFLGTLILWLVKKDTSRFVDFHGKEAINFQITLLIYVFSLMAFGIVTMGAGMLIAVPLIIVLSIAAFVFELMACLAANRGEWHRYPMTIRLIK